Part of the Melitaea cinxia chromosome 14, ilMelCinx1.1, whole genome shotgun sequence genome is shown below.
tcAAAAACATAAAGATAAGTAAAAAgaaacttaatttataaattttttggaCCTTTTACACGTAAAAAGAGCATAATAGTCTCTTAGTTTAGTTAAGTGTTTTACCCACagtcaacccgcctgcccagcttggtgactatgggcaaaacacatgatttcacgccaattttggcgtgaatttgtggaggcctatgtcgagtagtggactgcaataggctgaaatgatgatgacgatgagtCTTTTAGTTTAGTACCTGTTTAGAGtggtagaataataaatagaaaactaatatttgttgttgttaaaaaagACGTATGTTGTAAAACTTTTCTTTAGGTACATACATTCTGTACTAACACTAGCTTTAAAGTAAACACATTGTTAATTATGAACTGAAATAATCAATTAACCTGTTCAGAAAGTCATAGCCAAAAAATAGTGTCCTaatgtagtgttgtgttcctgtggttacTACAATTGCTTTTagagtaataattatatttctagaCGATGTGTCAAGATGAAAATTACCTACAAATTTATCTAATGTTAGATGACTAACTACTCTGTAAAATCGCATCTATAGCAGTTTAGCAAATTTTAGTGGAAACGAAACGAAGTaccaacagacagacaaaaattgtaaaaatatttttgctttgctttggaaaaaatcttttttgctTTGGCCAAAATCGGTTCtcctaaatatattaaatgtacattGGTTAACGAgaccttttaatattttatttggattttatattttaaaaatgttgcacaattaattaattaatgatgtATGTCTTATCAACCTTATTTATCACAATAATTAGTAATCAATTTTTTCAAACTTATTTAACATATACATTATGTTGATAATtcaattttactcatttaaatttattttacgaacaataatgaaaattttaagcattacataaaaataaatatataataaaaaaaaaattgtagaatcttatttgtaatttagtaATGTAATATGTAGCCGAAATAGCTCAGTTGGGAGAGCGTTAGACTGAAGATCTAAAGGTCCCCGGTTCAATCCCGGGTTTCGGcagaaactttttttattattatattacaagtaTATTAAACTAGTTTTTTGCCTTTATGtaactaatttatatataacaatattatagtgttttatggtttttatcaattacataaaatttgttaACTATCGTATTTGATAAATTACAAAACCAATTGGTAACCTACTCTTACTAGTACATCtgctaaaacattaataattaactatgtCCCCTGTATTATACCTTGATTATAGaggcttaaaatattttgcgatttttttttttaccgaataACCCTTTttggtattttaatattgttcttgtgtagttattaaaaacatttttttttcaccattatgttaatatttatgaaaaagttGTTCCTCTTATTCGAAAAATTAAGCTACATATACTTGCTATATTTTACCACAATAGATACTAATGCCTTCTGCAACTGAGGTGGTAGTCTGTCAGATACCGCTGACCAAACCAAGCGTCACCATTTCTAGACGTGGCATCGTTTAGGGCTGTCTCGCTCAGTATCTTCCTAAAATGCTTTTCGTTACCCGACACTAGCGGCCGGAAATTCGCACAGTGCTGACTTTTGAGGTGTTATGAGGTATGGGTTTTAACAGACGTTACGTCAACAAGACCGTTTTAATTCCCAGTATCTGTGTGTATGTACATCACCTCAGTATATCATTAATACTTGCTTAGTGTCTATTaggtttcagcctgtaatatcccagtgctgggcataggcctcttttccccgtgtaggagaaggatcagagcttaatttaatctgtggtgacatctatcgcgcgaaatacgaacgactacaaactacgtaattagagaaaactgacgtatgctacatcgcgctatcagagttttcaaagtgattaagtatatatacaagatcccgacaacaacaaACTTTTGGTAAATTTGTACACATAATTTGAATTGGggaaaaagtgataaaaaatatctttaacttttatttaaataacattccGCTAGGATCATTATTCTGGAGTTTACACAAAGAGAAGCCACAGGTGAAAAGTAATTCAACTGTATAAATACCATTTATTACATAGTTAAACACTTAGTAATTGTGAAAAAAGATACAACTCAAAAGTTTATTTCGTAAACtgcctttaaaattaaatattaagcaAAAAACCTTAAATTTGTATTGAAAGAAAGTCTTTTAGAAAATTCAAGATAACCTAGCCCACTGAGTTCACTTcacaaataagaatattttgatttttgttaccTTGTTTTTGCTATTTTTAAGTCTAGCAACTTCATTGTTTCGAAAATGGCGgtgtaaaaacaaattaacgAACGTCATATGTCGTCGTCAATGTCAAGGAGCGATTGCAAACCCGAAAAAGTCGTACGTTTCTTGGTGCTGTCTATAATTAGGTAGCGAATTAATTGTTGTCAGGCAATGTCTGGATTTACTGAAAATGCGTTAATACGCAAACTGCAAGAGTTAAACCCTAGCCAACAAAGTATACAAACATTGTCTCTTTGGCTCATTCATCACAGAAAACACCACGCCGCTATCGTTAAAACATGGTTTAAAGAGATGCTAAAAGgtcagttttataaatataacaacttAGATTAACGTgtgttactaataaatataattttattattatggccaaaaaatattttgttaaaagtcCAATAAGATTTAGTCTTAAGTTAGTTTTAGTTACAAcaattgtacatacatataattaaaaaaaagtaaagctgttgttttgtattttgataCTACATTATTAAATGAATCATCATTCCCAATTATGTAACATCAAATGGAATCCACAAAACATAACctaaattactatattttagcTAAAGATAGCAAGCAACTTACATTCATGTACCTGGCGAATGACGTAatacaaaatagtaaaaagaaagGACCTGAATATGGAAAAGAGTTTGGCAATGTCCTTACTGATGCGTTGAAACACATGGCTAAAACAGGGATAAACACTAAAACCAAGCATTCCCTGCATAGGATATTAAATATTTGGCAAGAAAGGGGCGTGTATGAACCAGAGAGGATACAAGAGTTCAAAACAATTGGTGAGTACATATTTATACACTAcgcaaagtaaaataattattaaattttaactttataaaaaaacaagataaGATGTTTTTATGTATCAAAGTCTCAAACAAGTGACCTAATATCTCcactatacaaaaataaaagtttttgaagtaaccTAGGCTATATAATGTCATTCCATGGTGTAGTAGTGAAGTGATAGCGGTCACAGGTCTTGGCCGGTGCAtgaaaaagacatttttttagCCAATACAGTTTATCACGATTGATCGGTGCGTTTGTGCTCATGTGCTAgttgtgtttctggaccccaaCATAATATTCTTGTTCCAGCCATTAAGTTGAAGaagtttatgttttatttttatttttggtatatttagtTAAACCCCGAAACAAAAATAGGGGAGTTATAAGTTTGACttctctgtttgtctgtctgtggctCCGTAGCTCACAAATGGATgaagatattttttaaccgacttcaaaaaaaggaggaggttactgaattcgaccgtgtatgtatgtatatatatatatatatatatatatatatatatatatatatatatatatatatatatatacacacacacacaattcagcctatcgcagtccactgctggacataggcctccccaagttcgcgccacacatcccggtcctccgcaattctcatccagcctacaccggcaatcttacgtagatcgtcggtccaacgggccagaggacgtcccacactgcgtttgccaagacacggtctccactctaggacccgtctactctaacggccatcggtcctgcgacacagatgaccagcccactgccacttcaacttgctaattctgagggctatgtcggttactttcgttctctcgcggatagtctcatttctaatcctgtgtAAATGGCTAATGCTGTCTAATGGCtgaattgtgtgtgtgtgtatatatatatatatatatatacacacacaattcagcctatcgccgaacatatatatatatgttcggggataacttcgtcgtttatgcacccattttgataattctttttttgttggaaaggagatatccctagtttggtaccataataagaaaaccaggatctaatgatgggatcccagagaaatcgagggaaactctcgaaattacgcatttgataatgcgtatttacttgacaattttctCGTCtatcttcgttgtattacttgtcgatataattgaagtcagtttttcttcatttgcctgcaaacacaattattgtcttTACTAtttgctaaaaaaatataatttccagAGGTTTTAGTTATTAAACTACCATGATTAATTTAGTTGTACTAGTAAGCTTTTACTTACTAGTACAACTCCACTAGTAACAGTGTAGTAGTAAATTGTATATGCATTTCCTCATATGTCTCtagaaaaacttacaaaactttTACGACTTTACAGTTGATCCAAATGATGAAGAACTCAGTACTGCAACCAAGCGAAAAACAACCGATGCAGATATAAAGGAGACTGACAAAAAGCCAAAGCTAGAGGAAAAATCGAGAGAAAAGAAAGAGAGACGGCGTAGCGAGTCTAAGTCAATTTCAGAGAGCCATAACGACAGAAATTCATCTGTCAGCCCAAAGACCTCACCAGGTGACCCTCCTGAGCCCGAGGAACTTATAAAGGTATaaagaactaaaatattttgatttcagTTTATTACTTACGGTCCGAAATGTAGCAAtatgattaagctctgatcttccTATAAGGAAAGAGAGGTCTGCCCATCAGTATAATGTTACGGGCAGATTAAGttcagtaaatttatttttaaagttatgaacACTTGATTGTAAGGGACTGAACCTTGATTGTTATTTTGAAGTTCTCGATACTTCGGCGACTTTGCAGACGCCATGGTCACAGGTGACTAAATAACAATCTAAAATAGCAAACTCTTTAAGTCCCATAGATGTAAAAAAAGTTCATAATGAccatgaaagtttaaaaaaaatattttgaagtttaTGTTTTTGcgaaaattctattttttccCTTTGTACTACTAGtactgttatatcccactgctgggcataggcctctttccccatgtaggagaagtatcagagcctaatccaccacgcggctccaatgcaggttggcggatatattccctactataagtaacaatcgctatcaggtgtacatgataacaaccgggaccgacagcttaacgtgctctctgaggcacggtgggaacacacacaaggactaacaaccagaccctaaataaatatttgtatactcACAAATATTCACTAataagcgggaatcgaacccgcggccgtcggtgtttaggcgccgccgacacggaaCATGCACCACTATTCTAGAGTGGTCGTACTAGTAGACATTTGCAACTATTTCTATACTAAAATTCATCGTAGAACTCAGCAGCttggtaataaaataacatgTAAGAAATGagacaattaatttttatatatagaatcAATATGAATAGATAAATAGTAAAGACtaacttatatgtataattatttcagGCATTGCTAGAGTTGGAATCGAGTGCCTCAAGTGATGAAGCAGTTAGAGAGAGAATTGCATCATTACCTCCAGAAGTTTCGGAAGTGCAATTATTGTCTAAGTTAGAAGGTAATTGGTACATAGAGATATTATCCTATTGTGCACTCATTCACAGAACAATTGTAGAATATGTAccacattataaaaaaaatataataaatacttatccGACTTCattgtttcatttataaaaaataataaataccttatGTTTTCCTAAATTCTGATCTTTTGTATATTAAGTAGTTTCCGAatactatatctaataatgttttattattatgtgtttgttttttttaaataaaatatatgaattattgTCATTCATAGTTTTTGTTACTGAGAGTACAAGATTAAtttccttattatttttaaataaaagtgagtctaattttatcaaacaaccaatatacttcaaaataatatatctgtacttgtcaattttattgtagttttaaGGACACTCGTCATTTTATTTCAAGTAATACAATGGTTATTACtcatatttagttatatatattttttgtctaattcctccatttttattattttatagaatataaaaataagtaataaataattacaattaagatttaacaattttattagataCACGCGTAGCGCTTTTAAATGTTCTAacaatatgatatttataaaacatagaAATTTATGGCAAATAGATGATATTTACACAATatgaatactaaaaaataacttttaaatttatattatttatttagttatttaatcACCTGTAAAATTTTCTTATAGACAAAGAATCTGCCGTAAGTCTAAGCGCCGTTGTCAACTCAGCTGTTGAATTACTTGCTGAATATAATCTCAGACTTTCTGAAGAGTTAGAGAAACGGAGGAAAGTTGCCGCTATGTTGAGAGACTTTGAGCAAGCACAGCGTGAGCTTGCGAAGAAGGCTGAGGCTAAGCTAGAggtaagaaatataatttttcttttcattacgTCAATGTGTGCTATTTTTAGGTTAAAATTACTGAACTTATTatgatgaaacaactttttcttattttatcgcggtttattaagtttttttaaatgcccaatgtttcagatactttacagcaatcaaGGTCTCGGGAATactgaaaaaatattactgatttgattataaaagacattaaagtaaattaaaaaaattaaacgccGAGTTataacgaaatattaaattttaaattaaaatcgcaAGAGATAAAGAGTGCGTTCCACTAAAGGCCCGCATCGCCATCTACCACGACCACTGAAATTGCCGTTGCACTAACGTAAAGACGCCGCAGGCGTTgtaggcgaattttataagtggaacgcaCATTTGAGCGCTatgtgctcgcaatatggcggcatgATAAAAACATGCAGCTGTGAGGGTTGTGAGTACATATTTCGCATGgcttgaagtaaaacttaattcaacatggatttGAATTTATCGTATCattttgatgaaagccaactttGAGCCACCTATACCTTGTGGACAAAGTAGTTCCGAAAAGTGACGTCATCCATCGTTCGCGACGACCAAAGGCCTTAGGTGTAACGATAGAGTGGGCGTTACAATTGTTGCGGTCGTGTAGTGGAACGCAACCAAAATatagcaatattttataaactgtttttgttaaaagaaactaaaactaaattatttttgttgcaATTTAAAAccaacaaatattacaaatcttGCATAGAATTGTTTATCTAGCGATTTCTTTCCATCCAAAAATTAATTACAGGAATACAACATCAAGCTCCAGAAGATATACGAAGTGAAGACAGAGGTCAAATCTCATATTGAGAATTTACCGGATGTATCAAGATTACCAGATGTCACCGGAGGTCTAGCGCCCCTGCCCTCTGCCGGTGACCTTTTCAGTATTTGagtaacaaagaaaataaatatttacgaaagCAATAACATTAGAATATGCGTAGGAACTTTGTTAATGCATTGTAATAAtcatatacctaattaaaatcATATAGTTATAATGTCACAAAGGATTATAGCACCAAATATGTACGAAATGTTATCAAATATCAGGCATTTTAAACGTTAACCGATGCTTAGATATCACGTAGCTTGTACCTATAGACTTCACCAGGTAGGATTTTAGCAGTAATAAAATATCGGTTGTGTTTACGGGTTCCAATGGAACATAACTAAGcaaattgtaacttttttttcaattacattatctacgtttattatttcaattaggtatttactaaattaatattatgtagtaCATACTACTAATAcgaaatttacttttatttatttacaaatggaataaaaaaaatcattagaaATGGCAAAGCGTACGTCTTTTGTTTAGACTAATTACGACATAAACTTGATGACTGATTGTTAGAAGCGTGTTTTGTTTACTCTAAGgctaatattatgaaaaaataacagtaaaatatttaatacatttaatatattatattgtcaaGGAATGCATTtcgtaattatttatgttaaaccATACTTACATTGTATAgaattgttacaaaatattttttgcgtgTTAGTTTTATAGCGTATTTTCTAcccgattaaaattaaatctgttgtattctttaattgtatttaaacattaaaaaaaagcattcAAAAATCGACTTTCTATACCtacctacatattatattttgctgaggtggggcacaacaggaaatattttgtttataatttggAGATTAAGTACTTCTGGAAAATTACtccaaccttacagaaaatcacagctgaAAAATAGGTACTGCtctcagtgttgtgttcctatggtgggTTTTGATACATTCAATGGACAGGCAAAGGATTTAGGTGACTTATTATtaggaaataatattattatctttacatattattatttagaagtcATTTATGGACTACGCTTTCCAAATATccgtatattattacatttaatacacAGTATAATTTATCCTCATaaaggcggatttatatttgactgacgtgTCGTGTCGCATCAGAACAGAATCGGTATCATACATATTGTATGACAACGTTAACATTTATATGTTGTGTCATGTCGTGATGTCTTCTGATGTGTCGCATCAGAACCGATCTCGATTCGCGGTAGATAAGCGGGTTGCGGGGGATGCTAAAACGGCGCCATCACGACACGTCAGATTAATGTGTTGTGTTACGACGCATCAGCATCGCTTGTTTAATtagataaattgtaaaataatag
Proteins encoded:
- the LOC123659530 gene encoding regulation of nuclear pre-mRNA domain-containing protein 1B, yielding MSGFTENALIRKLQELNPSQQSIQTLSLWLIHHRKHHAAIVKTWFKEMLKAKDSKQLTFMYLANDVIQNSKKKGPEYGKEFGNVLTDALKHMAKTGINTKTKHSLHRILNIWQERGVYEPERIQEFKTIVDPNDEELSTATKRKTTDADIKETDKKPKLEEKSREKKERRRSESKSISESHNDRNSSVSPKTSPGDPPEPEELIKALLELESSASSDEAVRERIASLPPEVSEVQLLSKLEDKESAVSLSAVVNSAVELLAEYNLRLSEELEKRRKVAAMLRDFEQAQRELAKKAEAKLEEYNIKLQKIYEVKTEVKSHIENLPDVSRLPDVTGGLAPLPSAGDLFSI